The Chionomys nivalis chromosome 1, mChiNiv1.1, whole genome shotgun sequence sequence ATGTTAATAAATGTCAGCAGTCAACTAAGAAGAAAGTGAGGATCTGTCAGCTGAGCAGGACACTGGGAGGCAGTTCAAAGAGCTCTGACTGCCCATCTGAAAGAGCTGAATATTCAGCTCATTGTTTATGGGCGGCAATATTCCTTTTGAGACGGCTAACGGCCCTaaacagccttggctatcctgaaactcaccctgAAGCCCAAACTAGCCTTGGACtaatggcaatcctcctgcctctgcctccccagtcctgggattacagacttaGTTAGCATAAAGGTCAACTTCCACTTGATTCAACGGAGAATCATGCTACACTGTTAAGTCCCAAGGCTTTGATTCTGTGCTCTCtagtaaataaaatacacatgcacacacacatacacgagagagaaagagagagagagagagagagagagagagaatgcttccCCTATATTCTCTAGAGGAATCCAGAAATACTCTCATCAAAGGCTTTTAAGACAAAGACCACTATGGGAACTGGAGACAGGCCCAGTAGTTGGAAGCACTGGCTGTCGTtgtaaggacctgggttcagttctacATCTGCAGTgaggttcaggacagccaggggtatgtagggagactctgcctcaaaagccaaaacgaaaccaaaccaaacaaacaaaaagctagcaTAAGAGATTAGTAActtcaggggggctggagagatggctcggtgattaagagcattgcctgctcttccaaaggtcctgagttcaattccagcaaccacatggtggctcacaaccatctgtaatgaggtctggcaccctcgtctggcctgcaggcataatacaagcagacagaacattatataataaataaatattttttaaaaaagagattagtAGCTTGAGCTGGCCCTGGTAGTGTCGACCTGTACACCTAGCTACTGAGGAGATGCAGAGAACGGGAAATTCAAGGCCTGTTTGGGCCCAGTGAGATCAGGGCAAGTTAGtgagacattatctcaaaaagtaaaaagaggactGGGGGTATAGGTCAGAGGTAGAGTCTTTGTCTAGGAAGCACAAGGCTCTGGATTCAATATTtagtaacacatacacacagagacacgcgtCAAAACACAAAAATCTCTAACTTCATGAAGTGTCTGTGCTGACatgcaagggtttttttttttcagtattactAATATTTAATGTTAGTAAGGTTAGAGGTGGCCAATGAAAGAACTTCTATGAGGCAGCAGCTTGTACTGTAAGACGCTACAGGTTTCAATTGTGGAAACACAAAGTATCCATTGAGCAGACAGCATTAGGGACCTGGCTCCATGCCAATGAGGAGCCCATGCAGTGGCAGAGGCTTTTACAAGACTGCTCCCAAACTTCCCCTTTAAGTGGTTTGGTGCCACACATCAGTTTCTCGCGTTTGCCAGTCTTTCACATGCCTGTCTACATCTTTAGGatgccattattattatttttttttttgtcccttatTTCCCCTGGCTCTTGAACTTCGTGTGTGGCATTCCCTGATCAGGTCACTCATTCCTGTAACGTCTGTAGGTCTTCTTTTCATAGCTATGTCCCTTTGAATCCACTTTACTGCTAGTAGGAGAGGCTAGACCTTAGGGCCAGAAATCTGGATTTGGTCTGAGATCACTCAATGAACGGTCTTACCGTCCCCGCTGCTGCAGGGAACGGCGGCCCATGGTAAAGTTCACTGCTCACGTGCAGTCTCTTTTTTGGTAACTCGCTAAGCAGTACCTAGTCAGAAGGATGGTAATGAAAGCAGGATGCCAGAAAACTGTTATTATACCAAGAAGGGCATGCCAAGACTCCAGGAAATAGACGTTAAGTTAATTTGTATGTCCAACTTTGCCCTATCTTCTCTGGAAGTATCCAGAGGATACTCTCTTTAAaggctttttaaaacaaagatcattgttgggactggagagatggcttagcactgGGATGGCTGGCTGCTCGTGcacagaacctgagttcagtttccagtacctacatggtagctccCCAGCTATCTCTACCTCCCGTACCTGATgcaatgccctcttccggcctccaggggcactgggcacacacatggtttgtatacatatatgaaagcaaatatttataaaaataaaataccatttttaaaagaccctgatgggccgggcggtggtggcgcacgcctttaatcccagcacttgggaggcagaggcaggtgaatctctgtgagttcgagaccagcctggtctacaagagctagttccaggacaggctccaaaaccacagagaaaccctgtctcgaaaaaaaaaaaaaaaaaaaaaagaccctgatGGCTGTTATAGTAAAAGATGTTCACTATGAAACTGGTTCCTTAAATTCAAATGAGTAGTGGGGAAGACAAAGCAGTAGGAGACAAGGACTAAAACCCCATAAACAGGACGCTATTCTACTGACAGGTTTTCTCGGATTTGATAGTAAGTGACTCACATAGTGTTACTGCAGCAACAAAAAGTTCACAAATGACTAGGTTTAACCAATAAATTATGGTAACTTTTGTAGCTAGGCCTGGTGCTCCTGAACTTTGAAACACAGGAGAGCTTGATTATAAAACAAATGATGGTTCAGAATGCTCTGGACTTGTTTCTCAAGGGTTCTTCAGAAATTTAAGGCTttggacgagagagagagagagagagagagagagagagagagagagagagagagagatccacgAGTTGGCTGAGCAACTTCAGTTGCAAATGCTGACACAAACATTAGCAACAACAAATGCATGTAAAATGGAGGAAACACCACTGAGTTACTGATATGCTAGGAGTATATTGATTAAAATACAACAATAAAGGTCTACCTGTTGGTAAGATCTGAGAGAGGAACTGAGATacgactcagaggttaagagaaagagcgcttgttgctcttgcaggggccAGGCTTTGATTTCCAATACCCACGTTATGGTGCAAATGCTTGcaatccagttccagaggatctgataccctcttctgacaccTGAGGGCACCaaacacatatggtgcacatgtaTAATTccagataaaatatataaaatgaataaacctaataaaattaaagaaaaaaacatcagaaGTACTTTCAGatagagaatgagaaagaatcaACAATTCAAGAAAACGTACCACCTCACTatgaagaaatggaaattaaGACTACAGGGAAAGTAAGTTAAAAGTATTTGaacatagctgggcagtggtggcacacgcctttaatcccagcattcaggagacagaggcaggcggatctctgggagttcaaagtcagcctggtctacagagggagttccaggacaggctccaaagttacgcaaagaaaccctgtctcgaaaaaccaaaaagggaaaaaaatatttgaacatgGTTCAAGATGGAAGCGTCTCACAACAGCACTGGAGCCCTGCGGACAGTGAAGACAGAGACAAGCGTCTCACAACAGCACTGGAGCTCTGTGGACAGTGAAGACAGAGACAAGCGTCTCACAACAGCACTGGAGCTCTGTGGACAGTGAAGACAGAGACAAGCGTCTCACAACAGCACTGGAGCTCTGTGGACAGTGAAGACAGAGACGAGCGTCTCACAACAGCACTGGAGGCCTAGGGACAGTGAAGGCCTGTCgagacaaaggcagagacaaactaGGATGTGTGACTTTCTGGAGGAAGAAAGCTTTTCCGATAACTcactacttcctgtctgctctaGTTGTTTCTTAAAAAGACTTTCAGAAGCATTTCCTCAAAGACCCAAGTTTATATAGCACCACCTTTAGGAGGCAGGACACCTCCCTAAACTGCAGTGCCCCTTATCTCTGCCTTTAAGGTTATGTTGCTCTTTGGAAGGGCTCCAGGAACACAATGAAGGTCAGACCTGGAGGAGTAGGGCCCAGTGACAGAGTACCCACCATACACAAGAAGCACAAGGCCTGGATTCCGTCCCTCACTGTACACagacccctttaatcccagtccgtaggaaggcagaggcaggcagatccctgtgagttgaagtcagtctagtctacagatcACAGATCGAATTctagacagccaaggctacacaaaaaaaccctgtctcaaaaaaaccaaaaaaagaaaagaaaaaaaaacaacatacacAAAACATCCAAGAGCTTTATTGTATGTTTGTCTGTTTAATTATATTGTGATCGTTAGTACAGTATCTACCTTGAAAATTAAGTTAGATAAAAAATGACGTAACGATATTTGAAGATGACTCCAGGGCAATAGTAACGTTGAAGCTTTTGACTTATCCCGTGGAAACAGAAGACAGTGAGAACCAGTTGAGAAGGTCGACGTCGCAGCATAGGTTGTAGCTGCTGGCAGGGCCACGTCCTAGTCTGATGCGGCATTCAACAGTCTTTTCTCAGTCACGTGTCCGCGATGCTATGAGTCGGGCATAGACTGGCTGCGGGTAACGCTCCGGGTCTTCAGCTGTGACTGCGCAATGTCAGCAAGCGCGCTCTGGATCTTTTCCAGAAGCATGTCTCCTCGGTAAACAATGTCCTCCAGACAGGTAGCAGCTTCGTGATTTTCTTCTTCCAGCTTATATAAGCTAGCAGCCTTTGTAAGACATGAATTTTATTATACTCAGAGATGAATGACAGAAACTAAAGcacaagtatttattttaaaatcagagtGGTTTTCCAATCATTGCCTTTTCTTTTAGTAACAGGTTTTCTAAATATCAACtgaattttttctctatgagttATTAGAAGACTAATTTTCAATCAGAATATATAGgtgtgtaaatacatacatgcccTGTTTTTACACTGCTCGTAGGCATTGTTTTGTTCCACATTCCGAATGCCAATCTCCTCTCACTCTTCTGGTCACACAAGGTGAGGGGCACAGGAGACTTCTGCCTGAGATGAAACTGCTCAATGTCGATACACACAGCATCCGAtccttgtgaattttttttcttggttttccgagacagggtttctctgtgtatctttggctgtcctagaactcactctgtagaccaggctggtcttgaactcacagagaccagtctgcctctgcctcccgagtactgggattcaaggtgtgtaccaccatatctGGCATGATCTGATGATCTTTTAAGTCAAAATTAGACAACTATTCGGTACCATCTTCCAGAGGCTGTGCTAGCTCCCATTTATCAAGTGTTTGCCTACTGTGTGAGACCCTGGATCtgaccacaaaacaaaataaacaaacaaaacccaaaatatcTCCCActtaaaatataatcttaaattGAATGTTATAATCTTCTTTAATTCAAAGTTTTCCACCACCGGTTATTTTATCAAGAAAAGAGTTTTCACCTGTAAAGCAGCTGTTGACTCTTCACTGGGTAAGGAATCTATCAAAACATCAATATCTTTTGCTGTTCGTGCAATCAGTGCTGCAAAAAGTTGTGCatactctgaagaaaaaaattaagttaaattatCAAAATCTTACATTTCCATAAGcagaaattataaattaataaaactagAAAAGCTCAGCTAACTTTCCAATATAATAATTACAATGTTAAAAGCATAATTTTAGAATACCAATACTACTTACACACTTAATATTAATTCATACTGGGAATCAGCCTAACAGGTCATTTCCTTTACTAGGATGTTTTTGTGCCTTGAGCAAAGAAATCCACTAATGAGACACTTTTCTTACTAAGGTCATACAGGCAAATTCAGCTCAGTTCATACAACTTTTCCCCTAAGGGAGCAACTTTTATTGGACGTGACCAGAATTATGAGGCATATGAATTGAGCTGATAAACTCATTCCTTGGCCACTCTGAGATAGCTTTGCAGACGAGGGCACTTGtccccaagtttgatccccagaacccacaggatgGAGAGAACAGCTCCAGATCCTTTCATCTCTCATATGCATGCTATGCCAGGCACACCCACATATATACTACAGAATTAACAGATCCTTTCATCTCCTGTATGCATGCTATGCTAGGCACACCCACATATATGCtacaaaattaaatgtaaaaaaaaaaaaagaagaatcattTATTGCAAAACTTACAGTAATATACTCCAACCACAGTCACGTTTTTACAAAGACGCTATAACCTGTAGAAGAAACGTCAGCCCGAGTCAGGAGAGCTCACCTTCCGTGGGATTGGCTGGCTGGTCTTTGTTGATGGCTGTCTGGATGTTACTGAAGGAGGCGGGAGGACCACACTGCTGTAAGACGCCAATGGCATTACAGAACTGATCTGCAagcttgaaaaaaagaaaaagtcaaggtTACAAAAGGTTGTCAGCTTTAAGGATGCTGAGACATGGCAACAATTTCTTCATAACAATGATCTCTAAGCAAACTCCTCACAAAAGGagtatttttacataaaatgaGCACGTTACTACTAACAACGATAATTTGTACATAAAATGAGCCAGTTATTACTAACAACGATAAAGTTTGTACACTAAAATGCACAATTACCAGCAATCTACATCTATCTTGGATTAAATGGTTTAATCATACAAAGAAACTTAAGCTCGGTATCAGTCTaggtgaaattaaattaaatgtctCAATCTAGCCTAAAGAACTGATACAGGAGAAAGTTGGAGACTGAGCCATAAGTGATTGTTTTTTCTCTCCGAGTGTTTCTggagactgagctcccaagaaaAGGTCGCTCACAGATAAAACCAGATATCCATCCCAGGAGATGTACAGATtgcaaaagagaaacagacactAAATGGTTAAGAAACAGAtactaaataaaatgcttttgcagagaacctgagttcaattcccagaatccacagctcacaactgtaactctgaCTCCAGGGGATttatcctcttctggtctgtaaagggcaccaggcacccatGGGCACACAGGCGCATGTgcagcaaaacacacataaaaaacacgcacacacacaaaacaaagactcTTTCAAATCATAACTCAATGCTAATTTTAGTTTacgtatgtgtatgaatgttttctgtatatatgtatatgtatgtatgtatgtgcatatatttacgtagaggtgtgtgtgtgtgtgtgtgtgtgtgtaccataagGTACGCACACagagtgcccacagaggccatcagatcctctgggactggaggtTTAGATAATcatgaactaccatgtgggtgctgggagtcaagaAACGCagacttaactgctgagctatttttCTAGCCCCATATGCTAATATttaaaagccaaaaccaaaaccaaacaaaacatagGGGTTAGGTAAATATTATACAAGCCCGAGGGCCCAAATTTGGATTCCCGCACCCACATCAGAGACCCTGCAGTCACACCGATCATCTGGTCTATTGAAAACATGAGGTTTTGGTTCAGTGAGAGGCTTGCTCAAACATAAGGAGAAAGATACATAAGCATGCACAGTAAGTGCACccgcacacacccatgcatgcttCAACCACACAAAGAAATACTGAGTTCAGTTGGCAGAGCGTTCACACAgcacacatgaagccctgggtctgATCCACAGCGCTGCTTAGACTGCACATGGCAGTACACAGCTTGATCCCAGAGGTAGGAGGGTGAGAATCTCAAGGATAACCTCAGAGTCGTCAGTGTctgaggacaacctgggctacatgagaccctgtctcaataaaacaaacaaacaaaaaacaaaaagcaaacagaagccgagtggtggtggcacaggcctttaatcccagcacttgggaggcagaggccggtagATCTCTAaattcgagaacagcctggtctacaaagcaaattacAGGATAAtaagggctacatggagaaactctgtctacaaaaacaaaaaaccgccaggtggtggtggcgcacgcctttaatcgcagtactcgggaggcagaggcaggcggatctttttttctttcttttttttttaaatatttatttatttattatgtatacaatattctgtctgtgtgtatgcctgaaggccagaagagggcgccagacctctttacagatggttgtgagccaccatgtggttgctgggaattgaactcaggacctttggaagagcaggcaatgctcttaaccactgagccatctctccagccccaaggatctttttgagtttgaggtcaacctggtctacaagagctagttccaggacaggctccaaaagctacagagaaaccctgtctcaaaaaaacaaaacaaaaaaaccaaaaaaaaaaaaaaaaaaaaaaaaaaaccaaactacaattatgattctattttttttttttcgagacagggtttttccgtagccttttggttcctgtcctggaactagctcttgtagaccaggctggcctcgaactcacagagatccacctgcctctgcctcctgagtgttgggattaaaggcgtgcgccaccaccgcccggcttatgattcttttttatataagTATTGAGATATGCCAATAGTTATTTCAAGCAAAAATAAGTacttttagggctggagagatggctcagaggttaagtgcactggcggctcttccagaggtccagcctgagttcaattcccagcaaccacatgatggctcataaccatttgtgtaatgagatctggtgccctcttatggaatggaggtgtacatgcaggagaacattgtata is a genomic window containing:
- the Med21 gene encoding mediator of RNA polymerase II transcription subunit 21, whose translation is MADRLTQLQDAVNSLADQFCNAIGVLQQCGPPASFSNIQTAINKDQPANPTEEYAQLFAALIARTAKDIDVLIDSLPSEESTAALQAASLYKLEEENHEAATCLEDIVYRGDMLLEKIQSALADIAQSQLKTRSVTRSQSMPDS